One genomic region from Salinicola endophyticus encodes:
- a CDS encoding EamA family transporter: MREAWTLAGAALAPAIWGSTYLVTTELLPPGFPLMAGVLRALPAGLLLLLCVRRLPPLSWVGRLLLLGGLNFTVFWALLFVAAYRLPGGIAATLGATQPLMVLMLSQWLLGAPWRGASVIAALAGLFGVALLLIEPDMQLDSAGVVAALGAAGSMALGSVLTKRWRPPVSALTFTAWQLVAGGILLLPVALLLEPGFPAPSWRNVAGYLWLGGAGAALTYWLWFRGIEIFGPTRVSALGFLSPLSAVLLGWLWLDQSLSALQLFGTGVVLLSVWSSQRVARSARAFKGISGGSRA; the protein is encoded by the coding sequence ATGCGAGAGGCGTGGACATTGGCCGGTGCAGCGCTGGCGCCGGCGATCTGGGGTTCGACCTATCTGGTGACCACCGAGCTGTTGCCGCCGGGTTTTCCGCTGATGGCGGGTGTGTTGCGTGCCCTGCCCGCCGGCTTATTGCTGCTGCTCTGTGTCAGGCGTCTGCCGCCTTTGTCGTGGGTCGGACGACTGTTGCTGCTGGGCGGTTTGAACTTCACCGTCTTCTGGGCGCTGCTATTCGTGGCCGCCTATCGGCTTCCCGGAGGGATCGCCGCCACGCTGGGTGCGACGCAGCCGCTGATGGTGTTGATGCTGTCGCAATGGCTACTGGGCGCGCCCTGGCGCGGTGCGAGCGTCATCGCGGCATTGGCTGGACTGTTCGGGGTTGCGCTACTGCTGATCGAGCCGGACATGCAGCTGGATAGTGCCGGAGTGGTGGCCGCACTGGGGGCTGCCGGTTCGATGGCGCTGGGGAGCGTGCTGACCAAACGTTGGCGGCCGCCAGTCTCGGCGCTCACCTTTACCGCCTGGCAACTGGTTGCCGGCGGCATCTTGCTGCTACCGGTAGCACTACTGCTGGAGCCCGGCTTTCCTGCGCCGTCCTGGCGTAATGTCGCGGGCTACCTCTGGTTGGGGGGAGCGGGGGCTGCCTTGACTTACTGGCTGTGGTTTCGCGGTATCGAGATATTTGGCCCCACGCGGGTCTCGGCCCTGGGCTTTCTGAGTCCTCTCAGTGCTGTGCTGTTGGGCTGGCTATGGCTGGATCAAAGCCTCTCCGCCCTGCAGCTTTTCGGTACCGGTGTCGTATTGCTCAGCGTCTGGAGCAGTCAGCGCGTGGCGCGTTCGGCGCGCGCATTCAAGGGGATAAGCGGGGGGAGTCGCGCATGA
- a CDS encoding NAD(P)H-binding protein: MKLVILGAKGMVGSRLIAEARRRGHDVLGVSRSDDANVSEGASSRRRLDVATQPEVLREIIRSQDVVISALRPAAGRESELPMLTRAVVEAAYDERRPVLVVGGAANLQLSDCANDTVLSRPGFLPDSVRPIAEACAAQEAYLATSSAHWLCLRPAAELVPGERTGNYVLGRSRLVTNAQGRSRISVEDYAVAMLDLAVSPAPWRTLLAVGWG; this comes from the coding sequence ATGAAGCTCGTCATATTGGGGGCGAAGGGCATGGTGGGAAGCCGTTTGATTGCGGAAGCGCGGCGTCGGGGACATGACGTGCTGGGTGTCAGCCGCTCGGACGACGCCAATGTATCCGAAGGTGCCTCAAGTCGCCGACGTCTGGATGTTGCGACCCAGCCGGAGGTGTTGAGAGAGATCATACGGAGCCAGGACGTGGTGATCAGTGCGCTGCGTCCAGCCGCTGGGCGTGAGTCGGAACTCCCGATGCTGACCCGAGCCGTGGTGGAGGCGGCATACGATGAGCGCAGGCCAGTCTTGGTGGTGGGCGGCGCGGCTAACCTGCAGTTGTCCGATTGCGCCAACGATACGGTTTTGTCTCGTCCCGGCTTCTTGCCCGATAGCGTGCGCCCCATCGCCGAGGCTTGCGCGGCTCAGGAAGCTTATCTGGCGACCTCATCCGCGCACTGGCTCTGCCTGAGACCGGCAGCCGAACTTGTTCCAGGGGAGCGCACCGGAAACTATGTACTGGGACGGAGCCGGTTGGTGACGAATGCGCAAGGGCGGTCACGAATCTCGGTGGAAGACTACGCGGTTGCCATGCTCGATCTGGCCGTCTCTCCAGCCCCATGGCGAACCCTGCTGGCTGTGGGCTGGGGCTGA
- a CDS encoding hemolysin III family protein: MPDSASHPLSSSRYSTSKPEHASPPQAAEEEEEYTRLEEWLHSISHGIGAALSLAGMIVLIVLASIAAEVDPWKIVSVSLYGSCLLALYTASTLYHGFRSQRLKRVFQAFDHCAIYLLIAGTYTPFLLVNLRGPMGWALFGVIWGLALGGIALRLIWPQRFNLLRVFIYLIMGWLIVIASDSLTTQLSPTGLALLVAGGITYTVGVLFYALRVIPFHHAIWHLFVIGGSVCHFLAIYTAVLPFET, from the coding sequence ATGCCCGATTCCGCTTCGCACCCTCTGTCGTCTTCTCGATACTCGACATCGAAACCCGAGCACGCCTCACCGCCCCAGGCCGCTGAGGAGGAGGAAGAGTACACCCGGCTGGAGGAGTGGCTGCACAGCATCAGCCACGGGATCGGCGCCGCGCTGAGTCTCGCCGGCATGATCGTGCTGATCGTACTCGCCAGCATCGCCGCCGAGGTCGACCCGTGGAAGATCGTCAGCGTCTCGCTCTACGGCAGTTGCCTGCTGGCGCTCTACACCGCCTCGACGCTCTACCACGGCTTTCGCAGCCAGCGCCTGAAACGCGTCTTCCAGGCCTTCGACCACTGCGCCATCTATCTGCTCATCGCCGGCACCTACACCCCCTTTCTGCTGGTCAACCTGCGCGGGCCCATGGGCTGGGCGCTGTTCGGCGTGATCTGGGGGCTGGCCCTGGGCGGTATCGCCCTGCGCCTGATCTGGCCGCAGCGCTTCAACCTGCTGCGGGTGTTCATCTACCTGATCATGGGCTGGCTGATCGTGATCGCCTCTGACAGTCTCACCACACAGCTATCCCCCACCGGCCTCGCCCTGCTGGTCGCCGGCGGCATCACCTACACGGTCGGCGTACTGTTCTACGCCCTGCGCGTGATCCCTTTTCACCACGCCATCTGGCACCTGTTCGTGATCGGCGGCAGCGTCTGCCACTTCCTCGCCATCTATACCGCGGTGCTGCCGTTCGAGACATGA
- the ribA gene encoding GTP cyclohydrolase II, with protein MSIRFIAASQLPTPWATFTLHGFQEESTGKEHVVLTLGDVTTPEPVLARVHSECLTGDALFSMRCDCGYQLQEALKRIADEGRGALLYLRQEGRGIGLLNKIRAYALQDTGADTVEANERLGFGADQRRYDICVPMLDHLGIPALRLMTNNPRKVEALSRDGVRIHERLSITTGRNPFNEHYLTTKVGKLGHMMALDDFTPASDVDIERDA; from the coding sequence GTGTCGATCCGTTTCATCGCCGCATCGCAGCTGCCCACACCCTGGGCGACCTTCACGCTGCACGGCTTCCAGGAAGAGTCCACCGGCAAAGAGCACGTCGTGCTCACGCTCGGCGATGTCACCACGCCGGAGCCGGTGCTGGCTCGCGTCCACTCCGAGTGTCTGACCGGCGACGCCCTGTTCTCGATGCGCTGCGACTGCGGCTATCAGCTGCAGGAAGCGCTCAAGCGCATCGCCGACGAGGGGCGCGGTGCGCTGCTCTACCTGCGCCAGGAGGGGCGCGGCATCGGCCTGCTCAACAAGATCCGCGCCTATGCCCTGCAGGACACCGGCGCCGACACCGTGGAGGCCAACGAGCGTCTCGGCTTCGGCGCCGACCAGCGCCGCTACGATATCTGCGTGCCCATGCTCGACCACCTCGGTATTCCCGCGCTGCGCCTGATGACCAACAATCCGCGCAAGGTCGAGGCACTCAGCCGCGATGGCGTGCGCATTCACGAGCGTCTCTCGATCACCACCGGGCGCAACCCCTTCAACGAGCACTACCTGACCACCAAGGTCGGCAAGCTCGGCCATATGATGGCGCTCGACGACTTCACCCCCGCCAGCGACGTCGACATCGAGCGCGACGCCTGA